A single region of the Hippopotamus amphibius kiboko isolate mHipAmp2 chromosome 6, mHipAmp2.hap2, whole genome shotgun sequence genome encodes:
- the LOC130854963 gene encoding LOW QUALITY PROTEIN: zinc finger protein GLIS2-like (The sequence of the model RefSeq protein was modified relative to this genomic sequence to represent the inferred CDS: deleted 1 base in 1 codon): MPPFCRNAKLGLLSFLICAGRSLLPLGTDAFWLERLENNKTLWKKAQSQKMRYKTSLVMRKRIRLYRNALKESSSSSGHHGPQLAAASSPSAFPGLHEQPPQASPSGTLNGLLRLGLPGDMYARPEPFPPGPVARSDALAAAAALHSYGGMNLTMNLAAPHGPGAFFRYMRQPIKQELICKWLAADGSAPPRLCSKTFSTMHELVTHVTVEHVGGPEQANHICFWEECPRQGKPFKAKYKLVNHIRVHTGEKPFPCPFPGCGKVFARSENLKIHKRTHTGEKPFRCEFEGCERRFANSSDRKKHSHVHTSDKPYTCKVRGCDKCYTHPSSLRKHMKVHGRSPPPPSSGYDSATPSALVSPSSDFGREPPGASSAAVAARGADLSEWYVCQGAGPVTAAPAAPPSPAPPPGPAAAAAAFGARVAAVIAASAARRPPNPGPAAGSKQLVPIEKHPPQRQDVHRVARKVISPGAAERPHLAPATSKGPRTKQCFFATVHLHASWERCVALPQHPVLFPDFPHGFTETTLSIVVRGSENTGTHQSSLRREDSPRPNFTLVTLTLINRFPWRKGKRRRIRLGPFLKSEKVGSRGPGWGLGCAEWDDDGYWGLDARFPWRIPWRTSSWGTGGRPAEKVAGGTPARKCARATRGCEKSGPEGTTTGTAATHPSRWAPRGRRSLAVSPGMSAPSRPCRGRVPSGSGTS, encoded by the exons ATGCCGCCCTTCTGTAGGAATGCAAAGTTgggcttgctttcttttctgatttgtgcGGGAAGGAGCTTATTACCTTTGGGGACAGATGCTTTTTGGTTagaaagacttgaaaat aataaaaccctctGGAAAAAG GCTCAAAGTCAGAAAATGAGATACAAGACTTCTTTGGTGATGAGGAAACGAATACGGCTTTACCGAAACGCCCTGAAAGAGTCAA GTAGCAGCTCCGGACACCATGGCCCCCAGCTCGCTGCCGCCTCCAGCCCCTCGGCGTTCCCGGGCCTTCACGAGcagcctccccaggcctcccctaGCGGCACTTTGAATGGACTCCTGCGTCTGGGGCTCCCCGGAGACATGTACGCGCGGCCCGAACCCTTCCCGCCGGGACCTGTGGCCCGCAGCGACGCTCTGGCAGCTGCCGCAGCCCTGCACAGCTACGGGGGCATGAACCTGACCATGAACCTCGCCGCACCCCATGGTCCCGGCGCCTTTTTCCGCTACATGCGCCAGCCCATCAAACAGGAGCTCATCTGCAAGTGGCTGGCGGCCGACGGCTCCGCACCCCCGCGCCTCTGCTCCAAAACTTTCAGCACCATGCACGAGCTGGTCACGCACGTCACCGTGGAGCACGTCGGAGGCCCTGAGCAGGCCAACCACATCTGCTTCTGGGAGGAGTGTCCGCGACAGGGCAAGCCCTTTAAAGCCAAATACAAACTTGTAAATCACATCCGCGTGCACACGGGCGAGAAGCCCTTCCCCTGTCCTTTCCCGGGGTGTGGGAAAGTCTTTGCTAGATCAGAAAATctcaaaatacacaaaagaactCACACAG GGGAGAAGCCCTTCAGGTGCGAGTTCGAGGGCTGCGAGCGGCGCTTCGCCAACAGCAGCGACCGCAAGAAGCACTCGCACGTGCACACAAGTGACAAGCCCTACACGTGCAAAGTGCGCGGCTGCGACAAGTGCTATACGCACCCCAGCTCACTGCGTAAGCACATGAAGGTGCACGGGcgctcgccgccgccgcccagcTCTGGCTACGACTCGGCCACGCCGTCAGCCCTCGTGTCGCCCTCGTCGGACTTCGGCCGCGagcccccgggggcctcctcggcggcggtggcggcgcgTGGCGCCGACCTGAGCGAATGGTACGTGTGTCAGGGCGCGGGTCCCGTCACCGCTGCCCCCGCAGCGCCCCCGAGCCCCGCGCcaccacctggccccgccgccgccgccgctgccttCGGTGCCAGGGTTGCTGCTGTGATTGCTGCTTCCGC GGCCCGGAGGCCTCCTAACCCTGGGCCGGCGGCCGGCAGCAAACAACTCGTTCCCATCGAGAAACACCCGCCCCAGCGCCAAG ATGTCCACCGCGTTGCTCGCAAGGTAATCTCGCCCGGCGCAGCTGAGCGCCCGCATCTCGCGCCTGCAACATCAAAGGGCCCGCGCACAAAGCAATGTTTCTTCGCCACGGTGCATCTTCATG CATCTTGGGAGAGATGCGTGGCCCTCCCGCAGCATCCTGTCCTCTTCCCTGACTTCCCTCATGGCTTCACAGAAACAACTCTAAGCATAGTTGTTCGGGGCAGCGAAAACACAGGGACCCACCAAAGCAGCCTTCGTAGAGAAGACTCCCCTCGCCCCAATTTCACCCTAGTGACACTGACACTCATTAACCGATTTCCATGGCGGAAGGGAAAAAG GCGCCGCATCCGCCTTGGCCCCTTCCTGAAGAGCGAGAAGGTTGGGTCCCGAGGGCCTGGCTGGGGCTTGGGATGCGCTGAGTGGGATGACGACGGCTactggggtctggatgctagGTTCCCTTGGAGAATACCTTGGAGAACCAGCTCTTGGGGCACAGGCGGCAGGCCTGCAGAGAAGGTAGCGGGAGGAACCCCGGCGCGCAAATGTGCCAGGGCTACGCGCGGGTGTGAAAAGAGCGGCCCTGAGGGGACGACCACTGGAACCGCCGCGACACATCCAAGTAGGTGGGCGCCGCGAGGGAGGAGGTCCCTGGCCGTTAGTCCTGGGATGAGCGCCCCCTCCCGTCCCTGTCGCGGAAGGGTCCCCTCCGGCTCCGGAACCAGTTAG
- the ZIC1 gene encoding zinc finger protein ZIC 1 translates to MLLDAGPQYPAIGVTTFGASRHHSAGDVAERDVGLGINPFADGMGAFKLNPSSHELASAGQTAFTSQAPGYAAAAALGHHHHPGHVGSYSSAAFNSTRDFLFRNRGFGDAAAAASAQHSLFAASAGGFGGPHGHTDAAGHLLFPGLHEQAAGHASPNVVNGQMRLGFSGDMYPRPEQYGQVTSPRSEHYAAPQLHGYGPMNVNMAAHHGAGAFFRYMRQPIKQELICKWIEPEQLANPKKSCNKTFSTMHELVTHVTVEHVGGPEQSNHICFWEECPREGKPFKAKYKLVNHIRVHTGEKPFPCPFPGCGKVFARSENLKIHKRTHTGEKPFKCEFEGCDRRFANSSDRKKHMHVHTSDKPYLCKMCDKSYTHPSSLRKHMKVHESSSQGSQPSPAASSGYESSTPPTIVSPSTDNPTTSSLSPSSSAVHHTAGHSALSSNFNEWYV, encoded by the exons ATGCTCCTGGACGCCGGCCCCCAGTACCCCGCGATCGGCGTGACCACCTTTGGCGCGTCCCGCCACCACTCGGCGGGCGACGTGGCCGAGCGCGACGTGGGCCTGGGCATCAACCCGTTCGCCGACGGCATGGGTGCCTTCAAGCTCAACCCCAGCTCGCACGAGCTGGCCTCCGCGGGCCAGACGGCCTTCACATCTCAGGCTCCCGGCTACGCGGCTGCGGCGGCCCTGGGACATCACCACCACCCGGGCCACGTCGGCTCCTATTCGAGCGCAGCCTTCAACTCCACGCGGGACTTTCTGTTCCGCAACCGGGGCTTTGGCGACGCGGCGGCTGCAGCCAGCGCGCAGCACAGTCTGTTCGCTGCTTCGGCCGGGGGCTTCGGGGGCCCACACGGCCACACGGACGCCGCGGGCCACCTCCTCTTCCCCGGCCTTCACGAGCAGGCGGCGGGCCATGCATCGCCCAACGTGGTCAACGGGCAGATGAGGCTTGGCTTCTCAGGGGACATGTACCCACGGCCCGAGCAGTACGGCCAGGTGACCAGCCCGCGTTCAGAGCACTATGCCGCGCCGCAGCTGCACGGCTACGGGCCCATGAACGTGAACATGGCCGCGCATCACGGTGCCGGCGCCTTCTTCCGCTACATGCGCCAACCCATCAAACAGGAGCTCATCTGCAAGTGGATCGAGCCCGAGCAGCTGGCCAACCCCAAAAAGTCGTGCAACAAAACTTTCAGCACCATGCACGAGCTGGTCACGCACGTCACCGTGGAGCACGTCGGCGGACCCGAGCAGAGTAACCACATCTGCTTTTGGGAGGAGTGTCCGCGCGAGGGCAAGCCCTTCAAAGCCAAATACAAACTGGTCAACCACATCCGCGTGCACACGGGCGAGaagcccttcccctgccccttccctggctgCGGCAAGGTCTTCGCGCGTTCTGAGAACTTAAAGATCCACAAAAGGACGCACACAG GAGAGAAGCCCTTCAAGTGCGAGTTCGAGGGCTGCGACCGACGCTTTGCCAATAGCAGCGACCGCAAGAAGCACATGCACGTGCACACGAGCGACAAGCCCTATCTTTGCAAGATGTGCGACAAGTCTTACACGCACCCCAGCTCCTTGCGCAAACACATGAAG GTCCACGAATCCTCCTCGCAGGGCTCGCAACCTTCTCCGGCCGCCAGCTCGGGCTATGAGTCCTCCACGCCGCCCACCATCGTGTCTCCTTCCACAGACAACCCAACCACCAGCTCCCTGTCGCCCTCCTCCTCCGCGGTCCACCACACAGCTGGCCACAGCGCGCTCTCTTCCAATTTTAACGAATGGTacgtttaa